The proteins below come from a single Isoptericola dokdonensis DS-3 genomic window:
- a CDS encoding bifunctional 2-methylcitrate synthase/citrate synthase produces MTDSPTPEVHRGLAGVVADTTAISKVDPDSNSLLYRGYPVQDLATTQPFEAVAHLLWHGELPTAAELAELESLERSLRPMDERTRRVIDDLPRDAHPMDVVRTAVSQLGGLDATLLRDGGVLDPELNRGRAVYLLAQLPGIVAYGQRRRHGLDPVPPRDDLDVARNFLWQTFGEVPDDVVVDAFRTSLVLYAEHSFNASTFTARVVASTLSDVYSAVTAAVGALKGPLHGGANEAVMHAFAEIGSADRAEAWLDDALAAKRKVMGFGHRVYRHGDSRVPSMKAALDALVEHYDRPDLAALYDTLEAAFVARKGIYPNLDYPAGPAYHLMGFDTETFTPIFVAARIVGWTAHVAEQQAANSLIRPLSAYTGPERRDVPR; encoded by the coding sequence ATGACCGACTCCCCCACCCCCGAGGTCCACCGCGGCCTCGCCGGCGTCGTCGCCGACACCACGGCGATCTCGAAGGTCGACCCGGACAGCAACTCGCTGCTGTACCGCGGCTACCCCGTGCAGGACCTCGCCACCACCCAGCCGTTCGAGGCGGTCGCGCACCTGCTGTGGCACGGCGAGCTGCCCACCGCCGCCGAGCTCGCCGAGCTCGAGTCCCTCGAACGGTCCCTGCGCCCGATGGACGAGCGCACCCGCCGCGTGATCGACGACCTCCCCCGGGACGCCCACCCGATGGACGTGGTGCGGACCGCGGTCAGCCAGCTCGGCGGGCTCGACGCCACCCTGCTGCGCGACGGCGGAGTCCTCGACCCCGAGCTGAACCGCGGCCGTGCCGTCTACCTGCTCGCCCAGCTCCCCGGCATCGTCGCCTACGGGCAGCGACGGCGGCACGGCCTCGACCCGGTCCCCCCGCGCGACGACCTCGACGTCGCCCGCAACTTCCTGTGGCAGACGTTCGGCGAGGTGCCCGACGACGTCGTCGTCGACGCGTTCCGCACCTCGCTCGTGCTGTACGCCGAGCACTCGTTCAACGCGTCCACGTTCACCGCGCGCGTCGTCGCCTCCACGCTGTCCGACGTCTACTCGGCGGTCACCGCCGCCGTCGGCGCCCTCAAGGGGCCGCTGCACGGCGGCGCGAACGAGGCCGTGATGCACGCGTTCGCCGAGATCGGCAGCGCCGACCGGGCCGAGGCGTGGCTCGACGACGCGCTCGCCGCGAAGCGCAAGGTCATGGGGTTCGGGCACCGCGTCTACCGGCACGGCGACTCCCGCGTGCCGTCGATGAAGGCGGCGCTCGACGCCCTGGTGGAGCACTACGACCGGCCCGACCTCGCCGCGCTGTACGACACGCTGGAGGCGGCCTTCGTCGCCCGCAAGGGCATCTACCCGAACCTCGACTACCCCGCGGGCCCCGCCTACCACCTCATGGGGTTCGACACCGAGACCTTCACGCCGATCTTCGTCGCCGCGCGGATCGTCGGCTGGACGGCGCACGTCGCCGAGCAGCAGGCCGCGAACTCCCTCATCCGCCCCCTGTCGGCGTACACCGGCCCCGAGCGACGCGACGTCCCCCGCTGA
- the prpB gene encoding methylisocitrate lyase — translation MLYSTLTPAAKRAAFRERLRAGGLLQLPGAFNPLSARLVERKGYDGVYLSGAVVAADLGLPDVGLTTLTEVAGRAAQVARVTDLPVLVDADTGFGEAMNVARTVQTLEDAGVAGLHVEDQVNPKRCGHLDGKQVVDDATALQRIRSAATARRDENLLIMARTDIRAGAGLEATIDRARALVDAGADAVFPEALRDLDEFEAVAAALDVPVLANMTEFGRSELFTAAQLRDAGVALVIYPVSLLRLAMGAADRALDDLRTEGSLSSHVEHMQTRAELYDLLDYPAYTAFDAGVYDFSLEEHHHQ, via the coding sequence ATGCTGTACTCGACCCTCACCCCCGCGGCGAAGCGCGCGGCGTTCCGCGAGCGCCTCCGCGCCGGCGGGCTCCTCCAGCTCCCCGGGGCGTTCAACCCCCTGTCCGCGCGCCTCGTCGAGCGCAAGGGCTACGACGGCGTCTACCTGTCCGGCGCCGTCGTCGCCGCCGACCTGGGCCTGCCCGACGTCGGCCTGACGACCCTCACCGAGGTCGCGGGCCGGGCCGCGCAGGTCGCCCGGGTGACGGACCTGCCCGTGCTGGTCGACGCCGACACCGGGTTCGGCGAGGCGATGAACGTCGCCCGGACGGTCCAGACCCTGGAGGACGCCGGGGTCGCCGGCCTGCACGTCGAGGACCAGGTCAACCCGAAGCGGTGCGGGCACCTCGACGGCAAGCAGGTCGTCGACGACGCCACCGCGCTGCAGCGGATCCGCTCGGCCGCGACGGCCCGGCGCGACGAGAACCTGCTCATCATGGCGCGCACCGACATCCGGGCCGGGGCCGGCCTGGAGGCCACGATCGACCGGGCCCGAGCCCTGGTGGACGCCGGCGCGGACGCCGTGTTCCCGGAGGCGCTGCGCGACCTGGACGAGTTCGAGGCCGTCGCCGCGGCCCTCGACGTGCCCGTGCTGGCCAACATGACGGAGTTCGGCAGGTCCGAGCTGTTCACCGCCGCGCAGCTGCGCGACGCGGGCGTCGCGCTCGTCATCTACCCCGTCTCGCTGCTGCGGCTCGCGATGGGCGCCGCCGACCGCGCCCTCGACGACCTGCGCACCGAGGGCTCGCTCTCCTCCCACGTGGAGCACATGCAGACCCGTGCCGAGCTGTACGACCTGCTCGACTACCCGGCGTACACCGCGTTCGACGCGGGCGTCTACGACTTCTCCCTCGAGGAGCACCACCACCAGTGA
- a CDS encoding MmgE/PrpD family protein, whose protein sequence is MIDHTVRVYRPDEPLDRTDQLAWKIAEVAAERLDPTPDVTDMVINRVIDNAAVATASLGRAPILAARAQAEAHPVSRGGAGATIFGSGERTSPEWAAWANGVAVRELDFHDTFLAADYSHPGDNVPPILAVAQHLGRSGADLLRGIVTGYEIQVDLVKGICLHEHKIDHVAHLGPSAAAGIGTLLGLDTETVYQAVGQALHTTTATRQSRKGEISTWKAHAPAFAGKLAVEAVDRAMRGQTSPSPIYEGTDGVIAWLLSGPDAQYTVPLPAAGEPRTAILDTYTKEHSAEYQAQAWIDLARRLGRERPELRDPAAVRSVVLHTSHHTHFVIGSGSGDPQKYDPTASRETLDHSIPYIFTVALQDGAWDHVASYAPERAGRPDTVGLWGRVTTAEDPEWTRRYHSSDPAEKSFGGRVEIELVDGSRVVEEIAVADAHPLGARPFGREQYVAKFRTLAAGVLADDEVERFLDVAQRLPDLTADELAGLTVAPLVDPATTAPATRGIF, encoded by the coding sequence ATGATCGACCACACCGTCCGCGTGTACCGACCCGACGAGCCCCTGGACCGCACGGATCAGCTCGCCTGGAAGATCGCGGAGGTGGCCGCCGAGCGGCTCGACCCGACGCCGGACGTCACCGACATGGTGATCAACCGCGTCATCGACAACGCGGCGGTGGCGACGGCGTCGCTGGGACGGGCGCCGATCCTGGCGGCCCGCGCGCAGGCGGAGGCGCACCCGGTGTCACGGGGCGGCGCGGGCGCGACGATCTTCGGGTCCGGCGAGCGCACGAGCCCCGAGTGGGCGGCGTGGGCGAACGGCGTGGCGGTGCGCGAGCTGGACTTCCACGACACGTTCCTCGCGGCGGACTACTCGCACCCGGGCGACAACGTCCCGCCGATCCTGGCGGTGGCGCAGCACCTGGGCCGCAGCGGCGCGGACCTGCTGCGCGGCATCGTCACCGGGTACGAGATCCAGGTCGACCTCGTCAAGGGCATCTGCCTGCACGAGCACAAGATCGACCACGTGGCGCACCTCGGCCCGAGCGCGGCGGCCGGCATCGGCACCCTGCTGGGACTCGACACCGAGACCGTCTACCAGGCGGTCGGGCAGGCGCTGCACACGACGACCGCCACCCGCCAGTCCCGCAAGGGCGAGATCTCCACGTGGAAGGCGCACGCCCCCGCCTTCGCCGGGAAGCTGGCCGTGGAGGCCGTCGACCGGGCGATGCGCGGCCAGACCTCCCCCAGCCCGATCTACGAGGGCACCGACGGCGTCATCGCCTGGCTGCTGTCCGGCCCCGACGCGCAGTACACGGTGCCGCTGCCCGCCGCCGGCGAGCCGCGCACCGCCATCCTCGACACGTACACCAAGGAGCACTCCGCCGAGTACCAGGCGCAGGCCTGGATCGACCTGGCGCGCCGCCTCGGCCGCGAGCGCCCCGAGCTGCGCGACCCCGCCGCGGTGCGGTCGGTGGTGCTGCACACCAGCCACCACACGCACTTCGTCATCGGCTCCGGCTCGGGCGACCCGCAGAAGTACGACCCGACGGCCAGCCGCGAGACGCTCGACCACTCGATCCCGTACATCTTCACCGTCGCGCTGCAGGACGGCGCCTGGGACCACGTGGCCAGCTACGCCCCCGAGCGGGCGGGACGCCCGGACACCGTCGGGCTGTGGGGCAGGGTCACCACGGCCGAGGACCCGGAGTGGACGCGCCGGTACCACTCGTCCGACCCGGCGGAGAAGTCGTTCGGCGGACGGGTCGAGATCGAGCTGGTCGACGGCTCGCGGGTCGTCGAGGAGATCGCCGTCGCCGACGCGCACCCGCTCGGCGCGCGCCCGTTCGGGCGCGAGCAGTACGTCGCGAAGTTCCGCACCCTGGCCGCCGGCGTCCTGGCGGACGACGAGGTCGAACGGTTCCTCGACGTCGCGCAGCGCCTGCCCGACCTCACGGCCGACGAGCTGGCCGGCCTCACCGTGGCACCCCTCGTCGACCCCGCCACCACCGCGCCCGCCACCCGCGGCATCTTCTGA